From a single Zygotorulaspora mrakii chromosome 2, complete sequence genomic region:
- the RLI1 gene encoding Fe-S cluster-binding ribosome biosynthesis protein (similar to Saccharomyces cerevisiae RLI1 (YDR091C); ancestral locus Anc_8.227) codes for MSSKNTRIAIVSEDKCKPKKCRQECKRSCPVVKTGKLCIEVLPTSKIAFISEILCIGCGICVKKCPFGAINIINLPTNLEAHVTHRYSANSFKLHRLPTPRPGQVLGLVGTNGIGKSTALKILAGKQKPNLGRYDDPPEWQEIIKYFRGSELQNYFTKMLEDDIKAIIKPQYVDNIPRAIKGPIQKVGEILKLRMERSQDEVKYFIKIMDLQNVLNREISKLSGGELQRFAITMSCVQKADVYMFDEPSSYLDVKQRLNAALVIRSLLDPQTYVICVEHDLSVLDYLSDFVCIIYGVPSVYGVVTLPSSVREGINIFLDGHIPSENLRFRTEALQFRLADANDDLRDDATRDYSYPAMKRTQGDFVLNVESGEFSDSEILVMMGENGTGKTTLIKLLAGVIEADDGQKVPKLNVSMKPQKIAPKFPGTVRQLFFKKIRGQFLNPQFQTDVVKPLKIDDIIDQEVQHLSGGELQRVAIVLGLGIPADIYLIDEPSAYLDSEQRIICSKVIRRFILHNKKTAFIVEHDFIMATYLADKVIVFEGQPSKNAFSGSPESLLTGCNRFLKNLNVTFRRDPNSFRPRINKLDSQMDKEQKLSGNYFFLDNVNV; via the coding sequence AGTGTCGTCAAGAATGTAAACGTTCATGTCCGGTGGTCAAGACGGGTAAACTGTGTATCGAAGTATTGCCAACTTCGAAAATTGCCTTCATCTCCGAGATTTTGTGTATCGGTTGTGGTATTTGTGTGAAGAAGTGTCCTTTTGGTGCGATCAACATTATCAATCTGCCTACTAATTTGGAGGCACACGTGACGCATCGTTATTCTGCTAATAGTTTCAAATTGCATAGATTACCAACTCCAAGACCTGGTCAGGTTCTTGGTCTTGTTGGTACCAATGGTATCGGTAAGTCTacagctttgaaaattctaGCGGGGAAACAGAAGCCAAATTTGGGACGTTATGATGATCCACCAGAATGGCAAGAGATTATCAAGTATTTCCGTGGGTCTGAATTGCAAAACTACTTTACGAAGATGCTGGAAGATGACATCAAGGCCATTATCAAACCACAATACGTTGATAATATTCCTCGTGCGATCAAAGGACCTATACAAAAAGTTGgtgaaattttaaaattgaGAATGGAAAGATCTCAGGATGAGGTTAAATACTTTATCAAAATCATGGATTTACAGAACGTTTTGAACAGAGAGATTAGTAAATTGTCGGGTGGTGAGTTGCAAAGATTTGCCATTACTATGTCTTGCGTTCAAAAGGCCGACGTTTATATGTTTGATGAGCCATCTTCATATTTGGATGTTAAACAACGTCTCAACGCTGCTTTAGTCATTCGATCTTTATTGGACCCTCAAACGTACGTTATTTGTGTGGAGCATGATTTATCTGTTTTGGATTATTTGTCCGATTTTGTTTGTATTATTTATGGTGTCCCATCAGTCTATGGTGTTGTTACATTACCTTCCTCTGTTAGAGAAGGtatcaatattttcctTGATGGTCATATTCCATCAGAAAATCTAAGATTCAGAACTGAAGCGTTACAATTCAGATTAGCTGATGCTAACGATGATCTAAGGGACGATGCGACTCGTGATTATTCGTATCCTGCAATGAAACGTACTCAAGGTGATTTCGTTTTAAATGTTGAATCTGGTGAGTTTTCtgattctgaaattttagTTATGATGGGTGAAAATGGTACTGGTAAGACAACTTTAATTAAATTGCTAGCCGGTGTTATTGAAGCGGACGATGGTCAAAAAGTTCCAAAACTAAACGTGTCAATGAAGCCACAAAAGATTGCACCAAAATTTCCAGGTACCGTGAGacaattatttttcaaaaagatcagaggtcaatttttgaacccACAGTTTCAAACCGATGTTGTTAAACCTTTGAAGATTGATGATATCATCGACCAAGAAGTTCAACATTTATCTGGTGGTGAATTACAAAGAGTTGCCATTGTATTGGGCTTGGGTATCCCAGCTGATATCTATTTGATTGATGAACCTTCTGCTTATTTGGATTCCGAACAACGTATTATATGTTCTAAAGTTATCAGAAGATTTATTCTGCATAACAAGAAAACAGCCTTTATTGTTGAGCACGATTTCATCATGGCAACTTATTTAGCTGATAAAGTTATCGTTTTCGAAGGTCAACCATCAAAGAATGCATTTTCAGGGTCACCAGAATCTCTGTTGACAGGTTGTAATagattcttgaaaaatttaaatgTTACCTTTAGAAGAGACCCAAATTCGTTCAGACCAAGAATTAATAAACTTGATTCTCAAATGGACAAAGAGCAAAAGTTATCTGGTAATTATTTCTTCCTGGATAATGTCAACGTTTAA
- the GCG1 gene encoding gamma-glutamylcyclotransferase (similar to Saccharomyces cerevisiae YER163C; ancestral locus Anc_8.226), producing MTRTEGLYVLGYGSLIYKPPPHYTHRILAIIHGFVRRFWQSSTDHRGVPALPGRVATLVSYEDIVRTPAFMRDLQLHDKISDIQGPDDLTTIGVVYYIPPEHADEVRRYLDVREQGGYTQHEVNVHLETSPDQEGELEHLLQELPSHPKSARKILQTTVYIGTIDNVSFVGQEDIKSTARTISKAKGPSGTNYAYLKMLHNALEQMPIFHNNTRVNDLYLESLLRQVESLEQEESC from the coding sequence ATGACGAGGACTGAGGGCCTGTATGTACTGGGATATGGATCTTTAATTTATAAGCCGCCGCCGCACTACACACACAGGATCTTAGCGATAATTCACGGTTTTGTGCGCAGGTTTTGGCAGAGCTCAACAGATCATAGAGGAGTACCAGCGCTGCCAGGCAGAGTTGCAACGTTGGTATCCTATGAGGATATAGTAAGAACTCCTGCGTTTATGCGTGATCTGCAATTGCATGACAAGATCAGCGATATTCAGGGTCCTGATGATCTAACTACAATCGGAGTAGTGTATTACATTCCGCCGGAACATGCAGATGAAGTAAGAAGGTATCTTGACGTAAGGGAGCAGGGTGGGTATACGCAGCATGAAGTGAATGTTCATCTCGAGACGTCTCCTGATCAGGAGGGCGAATTAGAACATTTGTTGCAAGAGTTACCATCACACCCAAAGTCCGCCAGAAAGATTCTGCAAACTACTGTATACATTGGAACGATTGATaatgtttcttttgtcGGTCAAGAAGACATAAAATCCACAGCACGAACAATATCTAAGGCCAAGGGACCTAGTGGCACAAACTATGCGTATTTGAAGATGCTGCACAATGCCCTGGAACAGATGCCAATATTTCACAACAATACCCGTGTAAATGATCTTTACCTGGAGAGCCTATTAAGACAGGTCGAATCTCTAGAACAGGAGGAGTCATGTTGA
- the ILT1 gene encoding Ilt1p translates to MISERAATALATVGTVCWCIQLIPQIWYNWRRKDCTGLPPIMMLLWVVSGIPFAIYFCVSEGNITLQVQPHLFMFFCLISFVQSCYYPPVRMTRWKIIAVLVAFGAVDIGMEIGFILWLRPLYRKGIHWPALIFGILASIFLACGLIPPYIELAKRNGRVVGINFIFLLIDSMGAWLSIVSVILGNMDIMGIVLYCIVAALELGIFISHFVWWCRFRRSGSCDVPDEKVYESNDHDKNAIENNGAASISRPRASDATYDDDDDDDYHSVIGEQNIGASRMLRAVHGVSLQRDVLTYGEIESNEQT, encoded by the coding sequence ATGATATCTGAAAGAGCTGCCACTGCGTTGGCTACAGTTGGTACAGTATGCTGGTGTATTCAACTGATACCACAAATATGGTATAATTGGAGGAGGAAGGATTGTACGGGGTTACCACCAATTATGATGTTATTGTGGGTTGTCTCTGGTATTCCATTTGCAATATATTTTTGCGTTAGTGAGGGAAATATAACTTTGCAAGTACAACCACATcttttcatgtttttttgtttgatcAGTTTCGTTCAGTCGTGCTATTACCCCCCAGTCCGCATGACTCGTTGGAAAATAATTGCGGTGCTAGTTGCCTTCGGTGCTGTAGATATTGGAATGGAGATTGGTTTCATATTATGGCTTCGTCCTCTCTATCGGAAGGGTATCCATTGGCCGGCTTTAATTTTTGGTATTCTTGCATCTATTTTCCTGGCGTGTGGTTTGATACCACCCTACATTGAGCTAGCTAAGAGAAACGGTCGTGTTGTCGGTATtaattttatctttttgcTTATAGATTCTATGGGAGCTTGGCTATCGATTGTGAGTGTTATCTTGGGTAACATGGACATTATGGGTATCGTTTTATATTGCATCGTGGCGGCGCTGGAACTAGGAATATTTATCTCGCACTTTGTTTGGTGGTGTAGATTTAGACGGTCAGGCAGCTGTGATGTGCCAGATGAGAAAGTTTATGAAAGCAATGATCACGacaaaaatgcaattgagAATAATGGTGCCGCCAGTATATCTAGGCCCCGCGCATCAGATGCGACctacgatgatgatgatgatgatgattacCATAGTGTAATAGGGGAGCAAAACATTGGTGCTTCAAGGATGCTTCGTGCAGTTCATGGTGTGAGTTTGCAGAGGGATGTCCTAACATATGGTGAGATCGAGAGCAATGAGCAGACGTGA